From a single Carassius auratus strain Wakin chromosome 38, ASM336829v1, whole genome shotgun sequence genomic region:
- the sufu gene encoding suppressor of fused homolog isoform X2 encodes MDEIRPSSGAGAHLGLASIFPPGLQAIYGQCRRLYPDQANPLQVTAIVKYWLGGPDPLDYISMYRNLGCPGQDVPEHWHYVSLGLSDLYGDNRVHEFTGQEGPSGFGFELTFRLKREAGETAPPTWPAELMQGLARYVFQSENTFCSGDHISWHSPLDNSESRIQHMLLTEDPQMQPVQTPFGHVSFLQIVGVCTEELQAAQQWNGQGILDLLREVHIAGGPWLITDMRRGETIFEIDPHLQERVDKGIETDGSNLSGVSAKCAWDDLSRPPEDEDDSRSICIGSQPRRLSDKDTEQIREALRKGLEINSKSVLPPISSQRHSHDRPQQSVGHFQTQQISRSRKDSLESESSAAIVPHELVRTRQLESVHLKFNQESGTLLPLCLRGRLLHGRHFTYKSINGDTAITFVSTGVEGAFATEEHPYAAHGPWLQILLTEEFVEQMLADVRDLSTREMSKLPKEYSWPDKKLKISVLPDTVFDSPLQ; translated from the exons ATGGATGAGATACGGCCTAGCAGCGGAGCAGGAGCGCACCTCGGCCTCGCTTCGATCTTTCCCCCGGGATTGCAGGCCATTTATGGGCAATGCAGGCGTCTGTATCCCGATCAGGCGAACCCGCTGCAAGTCACAGCCATTGTGAAGTATTG GTTGGGGGGTCCAGATCCTCTGGACTACATTAGTATGTACAGAAACTTGGGATGTCCTGGACAAGATGTACCAGAACACTGGCACTATGTTAGCCTGGGTCTAAGTGACTTGTATGGGGACAACAGAGTTCATGA ATTCACAGGTCAAGAGGGCCCAAGTGGTTTTGGTTTTGAGCTCACATTTCGCTTGAAGAGAGAAGCAGGAGAGACGGCACCCCCTACCTGGCCAGCTGAGCTCATGCAAGGCTTGGCTCGATACGTGTTTCAATCAG AAAACACATTCTGTAGCGGCGATCACATTTCGTGGCACAGTCCGTTGGACAACAGTGAGTCTAGAATCCAGCATATGCTACTCACAGAGGACCCTCAGATGCAGCCGGTGCAGACCCCCTTTGGTCACGTCAGCTTCCTTCAG ATTGTGGGTGTTTGCACTGAGGAGCTGCAGGCAGCACAGCAGTGGAACGGTCAAGGCATTCTGGACCTGCTGAGAGAAGTGCACAT AGCTGGGGGTCCATGGTTAATCACTGACATGAGAAGAGGGGAAACTATATTTGAAATTGATCCACACTTGCAA GAACGAGTGGATAAGGGCATAGAGACGGACGGCTCTAACCTGAGTGGGGTCAGTGCCAAGTGCGCCTGGGATGACTTGAGCCGACCTCCCGAGGATGAGGACGACAGCAGGAGCATTTGCATTGGGTCACAGCCACGCAGGCTGTCCGACAAAG ACACTGAACAGATTAGAGAAGCCCTGAGGAAAGGACTGGAGATTAACAGCAAGTCTGTCCTGCCTCCCATCAGCAGTCAGAGGCACAGTCATGACCGGCCACA ACAATCAGTTGGACATTTCCAGACCCAGCAGATATCAAG GAGCCGTAAGGACAGTCTAGAGAGCGAGAGTTCAGCTGCTATTGTCCCTCATGAGTTGGTGCGAACACGACAGCTGGAAAGCGTGCATCTGAAGTTCAACCAGGAGTCTGGGACTCTTCTCCCGCTGTGCCTCAG AGGTCGTCTGCTTCATGGCCGGCATTTCACATATAAAAGCATTAATGGAGACACGGCAATCACCTTCGTATCCACTGGGGTAGAAGGGGCCTTTGCCACTGAAGAGCATCCATATGCTGCTCATGGACCATGGTTACAG ATATTGCTTACTGAAGAGTTTGTAGAGCAAATGCTTGCTGATGTTCGGGATTTGAGCACCCGTGAAATG TCTAAGCTGCCGAAGGAGTACAGCTGGCCCGATAAGAAGCTAAAGATCTCTGTCCTGCCAGACACAGTGTTTGACAGCCCACTGCAATAA
- the sufu gene encoding suppressor of fused homolog isoform X3: MDEIRPSSGAGAHLGLASIFPPGLQAIYGQCRRLYPDQANPLQVTAIVKYWLGGPDPLDYISMYRNLGCPGQDVPEHWHYVSLGLSDLYGDNRVHEFTGQEGPSGFGFELTFRLKREAGETAPPTWPAELMQGLARYVFQSENTFCSGDHISWHSPLDNSESRIQHMLLTEDPQMQPVQTPFGHVSFLQIVGVCTEELQAAQQWNGQGILDLLREVHIAGGPWLITDMRRGETIFEIDPHLQQERVDKGIETDGSNLSGVSAKCAWDDLSRPPEDEDDSRSICIGSQPRRLSDKDTEQIREALRKGLEINSKSVLPPISSQRHSHDRPQSRKDSLESESSAAIVPHELVRTRQLESVHLKFNQESGTLLPLCLRGRLLHGRHFTYKSINGDTAITFVSTGVEGAFATEEHPYAAHGPWLQILLTEEFVEQMLADVRDLSTREMSKLPKEYSWPDKKLKISVLPDTVFDSPLQ; this comes from the exons ATGGATGAGATACGGCCTAGCAGCGGAGCAGGAGCGCACCTCGGCCTCGCTTCGATCTTTCCCCCGGGATTGCAGGCCATTTATGGGCAATGCAGGCGTCTGTATCCCGATCAGGCGAACCCGCTGCAAGTCACAGCCATTGTGAAGTATTG GTTGGGGGGTCCAGATCCTCTGGACTACATTAGTATGTACAGAAACTTGGGATGTCCTGGACAAGATGTACCAGAACACTGGCACTATGTTAGCCTGGGTCTAAGTGACTTGTATGGGGACAACAGAGTTCATGA ATTCACAGGTCAAGAGGGCCCAAGTGGTTTTGGTTTTGAGCTCACATTTCGCTTGAAGAGAGAAGCAGGAGAGACGGCACCCCCTACCTGGCCAGCTGAGCTCATGCAAGGCTTGGCTCGATACGTGTTTCAATCAG AAAACACATTCTGTAGCGGCGATCACATTTCGTGGCACAGTCCGTTGGACAACAGTGAGTCTAGAATCCAGCATATGCTACTCACAGAGGACCCTCAGATGCAGCCGGTGCAGACCCCCTTTGGTCACGTCAGCTTCCTTCAG ATTGTGGGTGTTTGCACTGAGGAGCTGCAGGCAGCACAGCAGTGGAACGGTCAAGGCATTCTGGACCTGCTGAGAGAAGTGCACAT AGCTGGGGGTCCATGGTTAATCACTGACATGAGAAGAGGGGAAACTATATTTGAAATTGATCCACACTTGCAA CAGGAACGAGTGGATAAGGGCATAGAGACGGACGGCTCTAACCTGAGTGGGGTCAGTGCCAAGTGCGCCTGGGATGACTTGAGCCGACCTCCCGAGGATGAGGACGACAGCAGGAGCATTTGCATTGGGTCACAGCCACGCAGGCTGTCCGACAAAG ACACTGAACAGATTAGAGAAGCCCTGAGGAAAGGACTGGAGATTAACAGCAAGTCTGTCCTGCCTCCCATCAGCAGTCAGAGGCACAGTCATGACCGGCCACA GAGCCGTAAGGACAGTCTAGAGAGCGAGAGTTCAGCTGCTATTGTCCCTCATGAGTTGGTGCGAACACGACAGCTGGAAAGCGTGCATCTGAAGTTCAACCAGGAGTCTGGGACTCTTCTCCCGCTGTGCCTCAG AGGTCGTCTGCTTCATGGCCGGCATTTCACATATAAAAGCATTAATGGAGACACGGCAATCACCTTCGTATCCACTGGGGTAGAAGGGGCCTTTGCCACTGAAGAGCATCCATATGCTGCTCATGGACCATGGTTACAG ATATTGCTTACTGAAGAGTTTGTAGAGCAAATGCTTGCTGATGTTCGGGATTTGAGCACCCGTGAAATG TCTAAGCTGCCGAAGGAGTACAGCTGGCCCGATAAGAAGCTAAAGATCTCTGTCCTGCCAGACACAGTGTTTGACAGCCCACTGCAATAA
- the sufu gene encoding suppressor of fused homolog isoform X4 has product MDEIRPSSGAGAHLGLASIFPPGLQAIYGQCRRLYPDQANPLQVTAIVKYWLGGPDPLDYISMYRNLGCPGQDVPEHWHYVSLGLSDLYGDNRVHEFTGQEGPSGFGFELTFRLKREAGETAPPTWPAELMQGLARYVFQSENTFCSGDHISWHSPLDNSESRIQHMLLTEDPQMQPVQTPFGHVSFLQIVGVCTEELQAAQQWNGQGILDLLREVHIAGGPWLITDMRRGETIFEIDPHLQERVDKGIETDGSNLSGVSAKCAWDDLSRPPEDEDDSRSICIGSQPRRLSDKDTEQIREALRKGLEINSKSVLPPISSQRHSHDRPQSRKDSLESESSAAIVPHELVRTRQLESVHLKFNQESGTLLPLCLRGRLLHGRHFTYKSINGDTAITFVSTGVEGAFATEEHPYAAHGPWLQILLTEEFVEQMLADVRDLSTREMSKLPKEYSWPDKKLKISVLPDTVFDSPLQ; this is encoded by the exons ATGGATGAGATACGGCCTAGCAGCGGAGCAGGAGCGCACCTCGGCCTCGCTTCGATCTTTCCCCCGGGATTGCAGGCCATTTATGGGCAATGCAGGCGTCTGTATCCCGATCAGGCGAACCCGCTGCAAGTCACAGCCATTGTGAAGTATTG GTTGGGGGGTCCAGATCCTCTGGACTACATTAGTATGTACAGAAACTTGGGATGTCCTGGACAAGATGTACCAGAACACTGGCACTATGTTAGCCTGGGTCTAAGTGACTTGTATGGGGACAACAGAGTTCATGA ATTCACAGGTCAAGAGGGCCCAAGTGGTTTTGGTTTTGAGCTCACATTTCGCTTGAAGAGAGAAGCAGGAGAGACGGCACCCCCTACCTGGCCAGCTGAGCTCATGCAAGGCTTGGCTCGATACGTGTTTCAATCAG AAAACACATTCTGTAGCGGCGATCACATTTCGTGGCACAGTCCGTTGGACAACAGTGAGTCTAGAATCCAGCATATGCTACTCACAGAGGACCCTCAGATGCAGCCGGTGCAGACCCCCTTTGGTCACGTCAGCTTCCTTCAG ATTGTGGGTGTTTGCACTGAGGAGCTGCAGGCAGCACAGCAGTGGAACGGTCAAGGCATTCTGGACCTGCTGAGAGAAGTGCACAT AGCTGGGGGTCCATGGTTAATCACTGACATGAGAAGAGGGGAAACTATATTTGAAATTGATCCACACTTGCAA GAACGAGTGGATAAGGGCATAGAGACGGACGGCTCTAACCTGAGTGGGGTCAGTGCCAAGTGCGCCTGGGATGACTTGAGCCGACCTCCCGAGGATGAGGACGACAGCAGGAGCATTTGCATTGGGTCACAGCCACGCAGGCTGTCCGACAAAG ACACTGAACAGATTAGAGAAGCCCTGAGGAAAGGACTGGAGATTAACAGCAAGTCTGTCCTGCCTCCCATCAGCAGTCAGAGGCACAGTCATGACCGGCCACA GAGCCGTAAGGACAGTCTAGAGAGCGAGAGTTCAGCTGCTATTGTCCCTCATGAGTTGGTGCGAACACGACAGCTGGAAAGCGTGCATCTGAAGTTCAACCAGGAGTCTGGGACTCTTCTCCCGCTGTGCCTCAG AGGTCGTCTGCTTCATGGCCGGCATTTCACATATAAAAGCATTAATGGAGACACGGCAATCACCTTCGTATCCACTGGGGTAGAAGGGGCCTTTGCCACTGAAGAGCATCCATATGCTGCTCATGGACCATGGTTACAG ATATTGCTTACTGAAGAGTTTGTAGAGCAAATGCTTGCTGATGTTCGGGATTTGAGCACCCGTGAAATG TCTAAGCTGCCGAAGGAGTACAGCTGGCCCGATAAGAAGCTAAAGATCTCTGTCCTGCCAGACACAGTGTTTGACAGCCCACTGCAATAA
- the sufu gene encoding suppressor of fused homolog isoform X1, whose translation MDEIRPSSGAGAHLGLASIFPPGLQAIYGQCRRLYPDQANPLQVTAIVKYWLGGPDPLDYISMYRNLGCPGQDVPEHWHYVSLGLSDLYGDNRVHEFTGQEGPSGFGFELTFRLKREAGETAPPTWPAELMQGLARYVFQSENTFCSGDHISWHSPLDNSESRIQHMLLTEDPQMQPVQTPFGHVSFLQIVGVCTEELQAAQQWNGQGILDLLREVHIAGGPWLITDMRRGETIFEIDPHLQQERVDKGIETDGSNLSGVSAKCAWDDLSRPPEDEDDSRSICIGSQPRRLSDKDTEQIREALRKGLEINSKSVLPPISSQRHSHDRPQQSVGHFQTQQISRSRKDSLESESSAAIVPHELVRTRQLESVHLKFNQESGTLLPLCLRGRLLHGRHFTYKSINGDTAITFVSTGVEGAFATEEHPYAAHGPWLQILLTEEFVEQMLADVRDLSTREMSKLPKEYSWPDKKLKISVLPDTVFDSPLQ comes from the exons ATGGATGAGATACGGCCTAGCAGCGGAGCAGGAGCGCACCTCGGCCTCGCTTCGATCTTTCCCCCGGGATTGCAGGCCATTTATGGGCAATGCAGGCGTCTGTATCCCGATCAGGCGAACCCGCTGCAAGTCACAGCCATTGTGAAGTATTG GTTGGGGGGTCCAGATCCTCTGGACTACATTAGTATGTACAGAAACTTGGGATGTCCTGGACAAGATGTACCAGAACACTGGCACTATGTTAGCCTGGGTCTAAGTGACTTGTATGGGGACAACAGAGTTCATGA ATTCACAGGTCAAGAGGGCCCAAGTGGTTTTGGTTTTGAGCTCACATTTCGCTTGAAGAGAGAAGCAGGAGAGACGGCACCCCCTACCTGGCCAGCTGAGCTCATGCAAGGCTTGGCTCGATACGTGTTTCAATCAG AAAACACATTCTGTAGCGGCGATCACATTTCGTGGCACAGTCCGTTGGACAACAGTGAGTCTAGAATCCAGCATATGCTACTCACAGAGGACCCTCAGATGCAGCCGGTGCAGACCCCCTTTGGTCACGTCAGCTTCCTTCAG ATTGTGGGTGTTTGCACTGAGGAGCTGCAGGCAGCACAGCAGTGGAACGGTCAAGGCATTCTGGACCTGCTGAGAGAAGTGCACAT AGCTGGGGGTCCATGGTTAATCACTGACATGAGAAGAGGGGAAACTATATTTGAAATTGATCCACACTTGCAA CAGGAACGAGTGGATAAGGGCATAGAGACGGACGGCTCTAACCTGAGTGGGGTCAGTGCCAAGTGCGCCTGGGATGACTTGAGCCGACCTCCCGAGGATGAGGACGACAGCAGGAGCATTTGCATTGGGTCACAGCCACGCAGGCTGTCCGACAAAG ACACTGAACAGATTAGAGAAGCCCTGAGGAAAGGACTGGAGATTAACAGCAAGTCTGTCCTGCCTCCCATCAGCAGTCAGAGGCACAGTCATGACCGGCCACA ACAATCAGTTGGACATTTCCAGACCCAGCAGATATCAAG GAGCCGTAAGGACAGTCTAGAGAGCGAGAGTTCAGCTGCTATTGTCCCTCATGAGTTGGTGCGAACACGACAGCTGGAAAGCGTGCATCTGAAGTTCAACCAGGAGTCTGGGACTCTTCTCCCGCTGTGCCTCAG AGGTCGTCTGCTTCATGGCCGGCATTTCACATATAAAAGCATTAATGGAGACACGGCAATCACCTTCGTATCCACTGGGGTAGAAGGGGCCTTTGCCACTGAAGAGCATCCATATGCTGCTCATGGACCATGGTTACAG ATATTGCTTACTGAAGAGTTTGTAGAGCAAATGCTTGCTGATGTTCGGGATTTGAGCACCCGTGAAATG TCTAAGCTGCCGAAGGAGTACAGCTGGCCCGATAAGAAGCTAAAGATCTCTGTCCTGCCAGACACAGTGTTTGACAGCCCACTGCAATAA